The window GAGAGAGCCGTAGTGAAGCTTTTAGGAGGTGGTTGTCATTCGCCCATAGGGATTTTAGCTTCGATGATATCTGATAACGAGTTTAATGTTATATCTACATATGTTATCGATAACAAGAAAAAAATTACTATAGAAGGAATATACAGGGGAGATCCAACTACTGTAGGCGAAAAAGTAGTTAAGGATATGATAAAGGTGCTTAAACATGAAAATTCTTCTGTTACGACCTGAAAATTCTAAGATACCCACTATAAATAACGTAGAAATTATAAATATTCCTATTTTCGAGATTCGTTGTGTGAAATATGATAATGAGATTCTTGATCAAATTGACGGAATTGGATTTACTAGTGTAAATGGCGTTATGTGTTTTAAGGATTTTGATCGTATTCGCCTCAGTAAAATTTACGCTGTGGGTAGATCGACTGCAATGGCAATAACGAATAAGGGGTTTTCTGATGTAAAGGTTCCCTCAGAATTTACAGTGAATAGCATGATTCAGCTGATGTTGAATGATGGGTTAAAAAACCCTGTAGTTGTGAGAAGTAAGGTAGGATATGAAAGAGATCGAGAATTGATAAGGAATGTTGTTTTTCTTGTTGACTATGACCTTGAAGTAATTGAGCATAATCTTGAACGTGCAAAATCACTCATTAAAGAATGTAGAGTAGATATTGTGGTAGTTACTAGTTCCAAGATAGCAAGTTTGATAAAAGATTCTATATCTAATTGTGTTAAAATAGTAAGTATAGGACCAATTACTTCATCTGCTTTAGAAGGAGTAAATAATATATATGAAGCAAAGCAACATGATATAAACGGAGTTTTAAATATAATATCTGACTTGCTGAGGGATAGTAATGGATGAAGGTGAATTGAAAAAATTAATTCTTTCAATTTTAAGAAAGAATGTTGGAGAAATAGATGAGAAAACTTTTGAAATTAGGTTTTCTCAAAGTTTTAGGGATAAAATTTCCACATATGGAAGGTTTGAAACTAATAATGGTGTTTATGAGTTTGCTGTAATGGTGGATAAGAAGGGAAAAGTTCTAAGAGACCATGTAAATTTGATAATGCCTAAAAATGTAAAGAACGAAATAGAAGATAAGATAAGAAACAGGGAATAAATTTGAAAGTATTATTAGTAGTAATAGATGGATTATCTTTCTCTGTATTTGAGCGTATTAAGGATAAGTTACCTGTAATGAAAGATTTGATTGAAAAGGGATTCTACAGTAAATTAGAATCTGTGTTTCCATCTTTAACACCAGTTGCACTTGCATCTCTAGCTACAGGATTTAACCCAAAAAATAATGGTGTAAACTCGTCTAAAATTTATTTAAAAAATTCATCATTAGATAAACCTTTGTCTGCATATAATAGTAAAGCCCTAAAAGTAAATCCGATATGGGTTTATCTTGCCAAAGAGGGATATAATGTTTTAGTGGCTTCTTTTCCTCAAGCTTTACCCGACAGGTGGAATATGGAAGGATTAGTTCTTTTAGATCCTTATAGAAGTAGAATTAGAAAATGTAGTGATGGTAAAGTAATTAGAAGTGGTGAAAATAAAGTCCTAGGAAAAATATGGTTAGTGGAGAGCAGACAGAGTAACGGTTATTACGTATCATATAGTTCTCCATCGGGAGAAAAGAGTATTGAAATATCGAAGGGAGATTGGTATGGACCTATAGAAATACACGGTAAATGTGGCAAGAATGAGTTAACAGGTATATCATTTCTTCATGCAAGAGAAGATAGCATATACTTAAGTCCTGTAAGCTTCTATAATAAAGAATGGTGTAATAAACCCTCTATAATGGAAAATGTATGGAATTATGTAAGTTTAAAATATGGAATGATGCTAGATGGAGACTATCCGTCATTAAGTAAAGGAATAATAACATTTGAAGAATATATGAAAACCATAGATCTAACATTCAATTTTTTTAAAAATTACACCAAATATTTACTAGATAATATAAACTGGGATTTAGCTATAACTTATCTACCTATAGTAGACAATTTACAGCATCTATTATACGGAATAGATGATGATAAAGCGTATGAATACATTCTTAAAGGTTATTTGATGGCCGACGAATTCATAAAATTACAACTAGATTATGCTCCTCTAATTTTCATAGTGTCTGATCATGGAATAGAGAAAATAAAAAAGAGGGTTTATGTAAATAAACTCCTTGAAAAAATGAATATTTTAAAATTAAGGTCGGAAGATGAGATTGATTGGTCTAAAACTAAAGCCTATTATGTTGGTGGTGGTCAAATTAGGATTAATTTGCGTGGTCGTGAAAATAGAGGTATAGTTTCTATTAAGGAGTTTCCTAAATTAGTAAAAAGAATTGTTAAAAACTTGGAGAATTTAAAAGATGAAAATGAACAAATTTTTACGTCTATTTACGCAAACGAAGTACCTTCGTCAGATCGAGAAGGAGATATTACAATTATGGGAGTTAGGAGATATTATGGAATTAGTAGTATGGTTAAAGCTAATCAGGAAGTACTAGAAAACGTTAAACCTTATGTTACAGCTACAGGCGAGCATGGATATTTTAGAGAGAACGATTTGTATGGTATAGTTATAATTTATAGCAAAAATAATAATTTTAAGAATACATTGCGTATTAATAGCCTGAGAATTATAGATATAGCACCTACAATTCTGAGTCTCTTCAGGATAAATAATGTTAAATTTGATGGTGCCCCAATTTCAAAATTGATAGAAATTTATGAGTATTCCCGCAACAATATCGAAAAAGGCTAGAAAGCTAATTGGCATAAGTTATGAAGAACAAGGTATGCCTTACGTCGAACAAGTAGATTCTGAAGGAAATAGAGTCAACGTATTTGAACAAAAGATTAATGTTAAAAAACCCTTCATGACGATTCCGAGTAGTCTCAGGCTTATTCACACTAACAGGCTTCTTAGAACACCTAGTTTATTACCTATAATCTCGAATTTGCAAGATTTACCGTATAAATATAAGCCAATTAATAACGGGAAAAATAAAGAGATTAGAGACGTGACTGTTGAGAGATTAATAATAGGTGGTGGAACTTCTGGTCTAGCAAGTATGAGGGAAAATTCCTTATTAATAACTAGAGAAGAGTTAGGTGATATCCTATTTGACGAATATACTTTAGAAAGGTTGTTTATAATCGAAGAATTAAAAAAATTATACAAGTATTATCAGAATCACATTATAAGCGGAAAATTTTTAGGAAAATTTGACGAAGGGCTGGTATTCGATACGGCAGATCAGATCTTGATTGTAAAAGCTAATGAAATCGTTCTAGCCGGGGGAGGCAGGTGTCTTAAGCCCATATTTCCAGGAAATAATACACCTGGCATAGTTTCGAGGGAATTTTATCTTAAAAGGCTTAAAAACAAATTTCAGAAAATTCTTGTATTAGGTTATAGCGATCTAGCAGCTAGGACCGCATTACACGCAAAAAAATCTACTATTCTTGTTCCTAATAATATTGCTATTTCCCTATCACCTTATTATAAGGAACAATTAGATAAAAAAGGAGTTGAGATTTCTAATGGAAATATCTATAATATAGAGAGTAATAACGGAAAACTTATAGTTCAGACAGATAAAACTACTTTAGAGGCAGATTTGATTGTATTTTCGGTTTCTAAACAACCCAGACTGGAAATTACTTCAAGTATAGGAATTGGATATATATATGATGCTGGTAGGCATTTATATGTTCCTGTTCATGATCAATTAGGCAGAAATAAGAATCTATTCATAGTAGGAGGAATGAGAGGAATAGATAATGAATACTTAAGTTATTTGAGTGGGAAAGCCTCTAAGGGAGAGGAAATCGATAGATTTTTAGAAGAATTGAAAAAATATAATTTTAATCAGCAAAATGAATCTCCGTATAATTATGGAAATGATGGAATCGTATGTGAATGTGAAGATATAACCATGGAGGATATCAATTTTGCTCTTTCATTGGGAATCGAAAAGGACGTAGAAAGGCTCAAAAGAATAACTGGTTTAGGAACTGGTCATTGTCAAGGAAAGGCATGTACTATTAACCTTGGCGACTACTTAAAAAGTTCCAGACTAATCTCTTATAGATCACCCATATATCCGGTGATATTATGATCATAATAGTAGGAGCAGGTTCACATGGATTAAGCCTAGCTTATCATCTGTATAAGGAAGGAATTAAAGACGTAAGTATAATTGAAGCAAAGAATGTTGGATACGGTAGTAGCAGTAGAAATGCGTCAAGATATAGGTATCATTTTAACAGTAAGGAAAATATTGAGTTTGCAAAGAGTGCAATACCTTATTTATGGTCTCAGTACAAAGAACTTATTCTAAACGTTTTTATGTTTAATACAGGTTATTTATGGATTTTAAGGACCGATGAGGAAATTAGAACAATAAATAAATTAGATAGTATATGGAGGGAAGAAGGAATAAGTGGTAAGTTTATTAGGTGTAATGAATTTGAGTTTCTAAAATTTGATGGTGAATGCTACTTTGCACCTCAAAACGGATCATTTCATCATGATTATCTTCTGTATAGCTACTACCTTAAAATAAAGGATAAGTATCAGTTCATCTATAGAGAAGCTGATAAAATAATAATAGAAAATTCCAGGGTTAAAGGGGTAAAACTTTCCACTGGCGAAGTAGTGAATGGTGATACTGTTGTTATAACAGCAGGAGCATGGAGTGGCGAACTTATGAAGAAAAATAATTTTAATGTCCCCATTTTTCCTGAAAAAAAGGAGATATTTATAACAGAAAGTCTACGATATATGGTAAAACCATTAGTGATAGATGAAACTAACCAGGTATACTTCTCACATACCTTGAAGGGAGAGATAATTGGAGGAACTTCAACACCACATGAATATGGATTTTATGAATTTTCTAATTCTATTCAGGAACTGTCTAAGTTTTTAAGAGGAGTCAGAAGTCTGGTAAAAGGTGCAGAAGGCATAGGAATTATGAGAGGCTGGAGTGGATATTATGAAATGACTCCTGATAATTCACATATTATGGGATTTTCTAATGAGTGGCCTGAAGGTCTTTATATAGACGCAGGATATAGTGGCCACGGAATGATGTTTTCTCCTTATTCTGGGAAAATATTATCTAAGCTTATTTTAGATGGATATGTTGACAACCAAATAACGAGATTTTCGCCAGACAGGTTTAAAGAAGGCAAATTAATAGGAGAAAAACTTGTTATCTAGGTAAGACAAGCGCTTTCTTTTTCATGTGCGTGTTTATATATGAAGCTAAATCTTTCGCGTACTGACTTCTGCTTCCATCAACAACAATCAAATCTGCTGATGTACTATCAATATAGTATACAGTTTCTTCAAAATCCGCATGACTACTCATACCTATAACAAAAGAATTCTGATCTAGTGTTTTTATTATGTTATCTATCAACCATCCATCTAACAGGAAATTAGCATGAAATTTATCCCTTTTCTTAAACTGTGTAGCATGCTCAAAGGCTACATACCAATTATTCTTTAATGCTTCTCTACCTTCCGGTGTATTTAAGCTAAATATGTTTTTTAAATCCCCTTCATACTTAGTAAAGATACGTGTTAGTTTCTCTATCTTATTATCTACCAAGAAAGGTGCTTCAACACCATATTTTCTCAGTATTTTCATTGCTTCTTGAATCTTCCCATAATAACCATAAATTTTAACAGGTCTTTTCAGAAGTTCATCCGAAACATAATCAGCAAACAGCATGTCAATATCTTGCTTAAATTGCCTTACTAACCTTGGATTTCCATAAGTCGCATCGATAATTAGGATATCTGGATTTAATATTTTAGTTCCTTTTCCAGGTTCTCTGAAATCTCCTGTATATGCAATTTCCGTTTCGTCTGTTTTAATTAGTACTTGAGCAGCTCCTAGTATATGCTCAGCCTTTTCCAGTTTTATTCTCTCACCTGAAAGTTCTATTTCTATGCCATACTCTAAAGGAAACTTCTTATGTTTAGGTACTGTATACCCAAGTACATCCAATGCTTCAATAGTCGCAGGCGTACCTATAATACTAGTACATTCTTTAAGACTTTTCTCTAATTCCGTTAAGTGGTCAGAATGAAAATGTGTTATAGCCCTGAATAGCCTTTTATAATGCCCATCTACAGTAAAATTCTTACCTATCAAAATCGCTCCATTCTTCAGTATATCATACATTTACTCTATGTCATCCTAAAAGTTTATGAAGTTTTATCATATAATATTAGCTTCTATGTCTCTGTTATATCTTCAACTTTCTTTTTCAGTCTACTCTGATACATCTCTAATATCTCATTTGGCGTTGTGGCTTCTTCAACGCTTTTATCATCTCTCCATCTTATGAAGCGTGGAAATCTTATGGATAAACCAGCTTCCTCTGAAACAACACCTTTGCAACAAGTATGTAATGGAGATAACGTTATTTCGGCGCCAATGATTTCAGCTACGTATTTTGGTTTTACCCATATATCTGGTTGTATTTCAGATTCCACTCTAGGATCTTTTTTATCTAGTTTAGCGTCAGATAACATCTTTTGTACTTCCTCTAATTCAGCATCACTGAAGCCTGATGCTACTTTACACACGGTATAGAAAGTATCTTTATCTGGATCATATGCTGCCATTAATAAGGAACTCAGTTTACCTCCCCTTTTACCCCTGCCATAAAAAGCTCCCACAATAACCAGATCAACGCTATCAGCCATTTCACTTTGATAGTCTTTCTTTAATTTTATCCATAAAAATCCCCTGGCTCCTGCTTGATATATTGAGTCTTTACCTACAGATTTTACTATAACACCTTCTGTACCATCGCTAATAGCCTGATGGAAATACTCTACCAACTCATTGACTTTATCAATATATTTGTGATCTGCAACCTTAACTATATCGTTCTGTGTTACAATTTCCTCTAATTTTTCTCTTCTGTCTGGTAAGGGTTTTTGCGTATAATCTTCACCGTCATTATACATGAGATCAAATAAGTATACATTGATCGGATACTCCTTTATAGCCTCACCTATATCATTCTTTCTTTTCCTATGCATTAGGTTCTGGAAGGGAAGAATCTCTCCACTTTCTTTATCTATCGCAACTATTTCTCCTTCCAGAATAACTTCATTACTCTTGATACAATTTTTAATGTATTCAACAACGTCTGGGTACTGTTTGGTTATATTCTCTAATCGTCTAGAGAAGATATAAACTTTCTCACCTTTTTTGTGAATTTGAGCTCTCTCTCCATCATACTTATAGTCTACTATTCCTTTACCGCCAACTTTGGCTAATATTTCTGATGGGTCTGTTAATCTTTCAGCAAGCATAGGTCTAATCGGTATTCCAACCTCTGGTTTAATCGACTTTATAGCTTCTATGCCATTTTCTGCTAAAAGCTTAGCTATATTTCCTAGATCAGCTCTCAAATTATATGCGCGTTCTATTAATGGCCGTGCCGCAGTTCCACCACCAAATACATTTGCTAACGCGTCCATGATTGTGGCATCACCTATGCCAACTCTCAATCTACCATCAATGAATCTAATTATGTATTTAGCCTCCAATGGATCAGCTTTTTTGAGGAGCCCTGCTAGGGAACGTATTTTCATATCTCTACTTCCTTCTCCCTCAGACAATGCTATCTTACTCAGTGATTCATAAACCTCTTCTACAGTTAGCTTAGTTACCTTAGTGGAACCTAAATACGATAGGACATTTTGTGATGAATTAGTTCTCTTAAGTTTGTAAGCTACCTCTCCTAGGTCACCTAGAATTCGTAATTGCTTTTCAATTTCATCTTCTTTTATGTTAGTTGAAACCGAGAGTGCTTTAATCATAAGTTTTTCTCCAAGTCCGATTTCAGGCTTTTCAAAGAAATCTGGCCACAATTTACCTTGAGTAATATATATTACTTTATCTATTATTTCCTTATCTGATTTCTTTAACAAATCCGTTAAGAGAGCTGTGAGTTGAATTCTTGATGAAATTTTTTCCAATCTGTCAAAATATTCAGCAATTAATTTAAACTCCACATAAATTATTTACCCTGAACATAAATAAAAATGATGACATAAAATAGCTGATCAGTGAAGACTCAGAGTTACTCTGATATATTTGTTTTGTGTAATACTGATTAATAACATTTAATAATGTAACAAGGAATAAGAGGAATTTCAATATGATTCTTGGTGATAGGGATTTAAAATATTATTTAGAAAAGGGTTGGATTAAGGTTGAGCCTATTTATGGTGACTCTGTGAGGGAGAATGGTATAGACCTCAGGGTAGGTAATGAGATTGCTAGGTTTAAGAAGACAGATAAGGTCTTTGACCCAGACAACCCGGACTACTCATTCTTTTACAAGGAAAGGGGAGAGGAATTCATCATAAGTCCACATGAGCATGTACTACTGGTTACAGAAGAGTATATGAAATTACCAAATGATGTTATGGCGTTTGTGAACTTACGCTCAACCTTCGCTAGACTTGGGCTATTCATCCCACCAACAATTGTTGACGCAGGATTTGAAGGTCAACTAACAATAGAGGTGGTCGGTTCATCATTTCCTGTGAAAATAAGGAGAGGAACCCGTTTCCTCCACTTAATCTTTGCTAGGACATTAACGCCTGTAGAGAACCCCTACCAAGGTAAATATCAAGGACAGAAAGGAGTAACCATACCAAGATTTAAGCTATAAGAATTTCCCATCCTTTTATTTCTGAATTATAGATTGCTAATCCTTCTTCCACAAGTTTTCTAAATAATTTGGCTTCTCTTGTTTCCAGTTTGCTCGCAGTTTCCTCTTTATCAGATGAATGTATCTCTTTTACTTTGTTTTGAAATTCCTCAAAGAACTCTCTACTCAATGCAATTCTTTCCTTCTGTGTATTTATTATCATTGCTCCTTCTCTTTCTAATTTATTAAAGAAGGCATCTGGATCTCTAAGCTTTACCTCAGATTCAAATATAACTCCTTGTTCATTAAGTATTTCGATTGCAGTTTTTTTGGGAGACTGTTGCTGAATCTGTTTATCATCCTTTTTACTCTGTTGCTGTCTAGCTTCTAAAGGTTTATTGGAGATCTGATCTTGTTTTTCAATCTTCTTGTCTTCTAGTTCTTCTATTCTTTCTGATAATTCAGCTATCTTTTTTTTGAGTTCTTCTAGTTGAGCAGTGAATGGGTTAATAAAGTCAATAACTTTTTTCTCTAACCTTGACATTAGTTGGTTTATTAGGTCATTGCTAGCCTCTGCTCTCGTAATTGTTCTCTGACTTTCATTACTCAAAAGAATTGACCTTATGTATTCAGAAACCAGAACATAACCTTCTTTCCTAGCCCTTTCCTCTAACTGCTTATATTCTTCTTCAGATAACTTTATATAAATGGTCTTCATTCACTAACTACTCTTCTCCTCTGTATTAAAAAATTAGTTATAATTGAGGCCTGTTATTGTTTCTCAGATTGTTTCTCAAGTATGG is drawn from Sulfolobus acidocaldarius SUSAZ and contains these coding sequences:
- a CDS encoding nucleotide pyrophosphatase yields the protein MKVLLVVIDGLSFSVFERIKDKLPVMKDLIEKGFYSKLESVFPSLTPVALASLATGFNPKNNGVNSSKIYLKNSSLDKPLSAYNSKALKVNPIWVYLAKEGYNVLVASFPQALPDRWNMEGLVLLDPYRSRIRKCSDGKVIRSGENKVLGKIWLVESRQSNGYYVSYSSPSGEKSIEISKGDWYGPIEIHGKCGKNELTGISFLHAREDSIYLSPVSFYNKEWCNKPSIMENVWNYVSLKYGMMLDGDYPSLSKGIITFEEYMKTIDLTFNFFKNYTKYLLDNINWDLAITYLPIVDNLQHLLYGIDDDKAYEYILKGYLMADEFIKLQLDYAPLIFIVSDHGIEKIKKRVYVNKLLEKMNILKLRSEDEIDWSKTKAYYVGGGQIRINLRGRENRGIVSIKEFPKLVKRIVKNLENLKDENEQIFTSIYANEVPSSDREGDITIMGVRRYYGISSMVKANQEVLENVKPYVTATGEHGYFRENDLYGIVIIYSKNNNFKNTLRINSLRIIDIAPTILSLFRINNVKFDGAPISKLIEIYEYSRNNIEKG
- a CDS encoding FAD-dependent oxidoreductase, giving the protein MIIIVGAGSHGLSLAYHLYKEGIKDVSIIEAKNVGYGSSSRNASRYRYHFNSKENIEFAKSAIPYLWSQYKELILNVFMFNTGYLWILRTDEEIRTINKLDSIWREEGISGKFIRCNEFEFLKFDGECYFAPQNGSFHHDYLLYSYYLKIKDKYQFIYREADKIIIENSRVKGVKLSTGEVVNGDTVVITAGAWSGELMKKNNFNVPIFPEKKEIFITESLRYMVKPLVIDETNQVYFSHTLKGEIIGGTSTPHEYGFYEFSNSIQELSKFLRGVRSLVKGAEGIGIMRGWSGYYEMTPDNSHIMGFSNEWPEGLYIDAGYSGHGMMFSPYSGKILSKLILDGYVDNQITRFSPDRFKEGKLIGEKLVI
- a CDS encoding RNA procession exonuclease-like protein is translated as MYDILKNGAILIGKNFTVDGHYKRLFRAITHFHSDHLTELEKSLKECTSIIGTPATIEALDVLGYTVPKHKKFPLEYGIEIELSGERIKLEKAEHILGAAQVLIKTDETEIAYTGDFREPGKGTKILNPDILIIDATYGNPRLVRQFKQDIDMLFADYVSDELLKRPVKIYGYYGKIQEAMKILRKYGVEAPFLVDNKIEKLTRIFTKYEGDLKNIFSLNTPEGREALKNNWYVAFEHATQFKKRDKFHANFLLDGWLIDNIIKTLDQNSFVIGMSSHADFEETVYYIDSTSADLIVVDGSRSQYAKDLASYINTHMKKKALVLPR
- a CDS encoding ATP-dependent DNA ligase (catalyzes the ATP-dependent formation of a phosphodiester at the site of a single-strand break in duplex DNA); the protein is MEFKLIAEYFDRLEKISSRIQLTALLTDLLKKSDKEIIDKVIYITQGKLWPDFFEKPEIGLGEKLMIKALSVSTNIKEDEIEKQLRILGDLGEVAYKLKRTNSSQNVLSYLGSTKVTKLTVEEVYESLSKIALSEGEGSRDMKIRSLAGLLKKADPLEAKYIIRFIDGRLRVGIGDATIMDALANVFGGGTAARPLIERAYNLRADLGNIAKLLAENGIEAIKSIKPEVGIPIRPMLAERLTDPSEILAKVGGKGIVDYKYDGERAQIHKKGEKVYIFSRRLENITKQYPDVVEYIKNCIKSNEVILEGEIVAIDKESGEILPFQNLMHRKRKNDIGEAIKEYPINVYLFDLMYNDGEDYTQKPLPDRREKLEEIVTQNDIVKVADHKYIDKVNELVEYFHQAISDGTEGVIVKSVGKDSIYQAGARGFLWIKLKKDYQSEMADSVDLVIVGAFYGRGKRGGKLSSLLMAAYDPDKDTFYTVCKVASGFSDAELEEVQKMLSDAKLDKKDPRVESEIQPDIWVKPKYVAEIIGAEITLSPLHTCCKGVVSEEAGLSIRFPRFIRWRDDKSVEEATTPNEILEMYQSRLKKKVEDITET
- a CDS encoding deoxycytidine triphosphate deaminase; translated protein: MILGDRDLKYYLEKGWIKVEPIYGDSVRENGIDLRVGNEIARFKKTDKVFDPDNPDYSFFYKERGEEFIISPHEHVLLVTEEYMKLPNDVMAFVNLRSTFARLGLFIPPTIVDAGFEGQLTIEVVGSSFPVKIRRGTRFLHLIFARTLTPVENPYQGKYQGQKGVTIPRFKL